One segment of Anomalospiza imberbis isolate Cuckoo-Finch-1a 21T00152 chromosome 2, ASM3175350v1, whole genome shotgun sequence DNA contains the following:
- the LOC137469343 gene encoding NEDD4-binding protein 2-like 2 isoform X1 → MMLHAENTVSLLECLDEIGIEPYSKRMKSTEGASEKLPGDDNKGTQKKVDVERKSNVWIPTCALDNQGQRGMQKQEKIPTGVLGSLSEVLPDSNPVLSQPMDLESVQTINPPFTSVNDSKVQDEKDPFITNNAGEDSVEKSSASFSVNRNQSDEDFFTSKDFIGPIYKPAKSNKQDKSGSCNECRNTGGDENELHENRCKRKEAKKMQAVSATVPEIDDQLDQFYKEIHQLEKENLDTNAQEKETEISEEQHSPFNSSQSSQENYQPVLFGSPHLFYENGQCSLEEHNSQKTNNEQQLVVEAGGWKMESTFNGQIDTGNCSVPEFRPAWQTRASFKKSQGPFPSRFNHQSHFQIFDLSPRIPNVPPCQNGELPYESYCGNTDINSHGPLLDQNTHYSGHTDIHTTQVFRNGNNDQNGPQSNGFCETREECWNYPKADSTEGMHNFSSLQLSEEKFSCSQKLLVILRGLPGSGKSTLSW, encoded by the exons ATG ATGCTTCATGCTGAAAATACAGTAAGTCTCTTGGAGTGTCTGGACGAAATCGGAATTGAACCATATTCTAAAAGAATGAAATCAACAGAAGGGGCTTCTGAGAAACTCCCTGGTGATGATAACAAAGGTACTCAGAAAAAAGTGGATGTTGAGAGAAAATCAAATGTTTGGATACCTACGTGTGCCTTAGATAACCAAGGACAACGTGGCATGCAGAAGCAAGAGAAAATACCTACTGGTGTCTTGGGATCCTTGAGTGAAGTTCTCCCAGACAGTAATCCAGTGCTTAGTCAGCCAATGGATTTAGAATCTGTGCAGACTATAAATCCTCCATTTACATCAGTGAATGACTCAAAAGTTCAAGATGAGAAGGACCCTTTTATTACAAATAATGCTGGTGAAGATAGTGTTGAAAAAAGCAGTGCATCATTCTCAGTAAATAGAAATCAATCAGATGAAGACTTTTTTACAAGCAAAGATTTTATAGGACCAATTTACAAGCCTGCCAAAAGTAATAAGCAGGACAAATCTGGCAGTTGCAATGAATGTAGGAACACTGGAGGAGATGAAAATGAATTACATGAAAACAGATGTAAAAGAAAGGAGGCGAAGAAGATGCAGGCTGTTTCTGCCACTGTACCAGAAATAGATGATCAGCTGGATCAGTTCTATAAAGAAATTCAccagctggaaaaagaaaatttagatACTAATGCTCaggaaaaagaaactgaaatttctGAGGAGCAGCATTCTCCATTTAACTCTAGTCAGAGCTCACAAGAGAATTATCAACCTGTACTTTTTGGCAGTCCACACCTATTTTACGAGAATGGACAGTGTTCTTTGGAGGAACACAACagtcagaaaacaaacaatgaGCAGCAGTTAGTTGTGGAAGCAGGTGGCTGGAAAATGGAAAGTACGTTTAATGGCCAAATAGATACTGGGAACTGCTCAGTGCCTGAATTCAGACCTGCTTGGCAGACTAGAGCATCTTTCAAAAAATCTCAGGGACCTTTTCCTTCTAGATTCAACCATCAATCCCATTTTCAGATATTTGATCTCTCACCACGAATCCCAAATGTTCCCCCTTGTCAGAATGGGGAACTTCCTTATGAAAGTTACTGTGGAAATACTGATATCAACAGTCATGGTCCGTTGCTTGATCAAAACACTCACTATTCTGGTCATACTGACATCCATACTACTCAGGTCTTCAGGAATGGGAATAATGATCAGAATGGACCCCAAAGTAATGGTTTCTGTGAAACCAGAGAAGAGTGTTGGAACTATCCAAAAGCTGACAGTACAGAAGGAATGCACAACTTCTCTTCATTGCAGTTATCTGAAGAAAAATTCAGTTGTTCACAGAAATTGCTTGTAATCTTAAGAGGCCTACCAGGTTCAGGGAAGTCAACACTTTCTTGGTAA
- the LOC137469343 gene encoding NEDD4-binding protein 2-like 2 isoform X2: MLHAENTVSLLECLDEIGIEPYSKRMKSTEGASEKLPGDDNKGTQKKVDVERKSNVWIPTCALDNQGQRGMQKQEKIPTGVLGSLSEVLPDSNPVLSQPMDLESVQTINPPFTSVNDSKVQDEKDPFITNNAGEDSVEKSSASFSVNRNQSDEDFFTSKDFIGPIYKPAKSNKQDKSGSCNECRNTGGDENELHENRCKRKEAKKMQAVSATVPEIDDQLDQFYKEIHQLEKENLDTNAQEKETEISEEQHSPFNSSQSSQENYQPVLFGSPHLFYENGQCSLEEHNSQKTNNEQQLVVEAGGWKMESTFNGQIDTGNCSVPEFRPAWQTRASFKKSQGPFPSRFNHQSHFQIFDLSPRIPNVPPCQNGELPYESYCGNTDINSHGPLLDQNTHYSGHTDIHTTQVFRNGNNDQNGPQSNGFCETREECWNYPKADSTEGMHNFSSLQLSEEKFSCSQKLLVILRGLPGSGKSTLSW; this comes from the coding sequence ATGCTTCATGCTGAAAATACAGTAAGTCTCTTGGAGTGTCTGGACGAAATCGGAATTGAACCATATTCTAAAAGAATGAAATCAACAGAAGGGGCTTCTGAGAAACTCCCTGGTGATGATAACAAAGGTACTCAGAAAAAAGTGGATGTTGAGAGAAAATCAAATGTTTGGATACCTACGTGTGCCTTAGATAACCAAGGACAACGTGGCATGCAGAAGCAAGAGAAAATACCTACTGGTGTCTTGGGATCCTTGAGTGAAGTTCTCCCAGACAGTAATCCAGTGCTTAGTCAGCCAATGGATTTAGAATCTGTGCAGACTATAAATCCTCCATTTACATCAGTGAATGACTCAAAAGTTCAAGATGAGAAGGACCCTTTTATTACAAATAATGCTGGTGAAGATAGTGTTGAAAAAAGCAGTGCATCATTCTCAGTAAATAGAAATCAATCAGATGAAGACTTTTTTACAAGCAAAGATTTTATAGGACCAATTTACAAGCCTGCCAAAAGTAATAAGCAGGACAAATCTGGCAGTTGCAATGAATGTAGGAACACTGGAGGAGATGAAAATGAATTACATGAAAACAGATGTAAAAGAAAGGAGGCGAAGAAGATGCAGGCTGTTTCTGCCACTGTACCAGAAATAGATGATCAGCTGGATCAGTTCTATAAAGAAATTCAccagctggaaaaagaaaatttagatACTAATGCTCaggaaaaagaaactgaaatttctGAGGAGCAGCATTCTCCATTTAACTCTAGTCAGAGCTCACAAGAGAATTATCAACCTGTACTTTTTGGCAGTCCACACCTATTTTACGAGAATGGACAGTGTTCTTTGGAGGAACACAACagtcagaaaacaaacaatgaGCAGCAGTTAGTTGTGGAAGCAGGTGGCTGGAAAATGGAAAGTACGTTTAATGGCCAAATAGATACTGGGAACTGCTCAGTGCCTGAATTCAGACCTGCTTGGCAGACTAGAGCATCTTTCAAAAAATCTCAGGGACCTTTTCCTTCTAGATTCAACCATCAATCCCATTTTCAGATATTTGATCTCTCACCACGAATCCCAAATGTTCCCCCTTGTCAGAATGGGGAACTTCCTTATGAAAGTTACTGTGGAAATACTGATATCAACAGTCATGGTCCGTTGCTTGATCAAAACACTCACTATTCTGGTCATACTGACATCCATACTACTCAGGTCTTCAGGAATGGGAATAATGATCAGAATGGACCCCAAAGTAATGGTTTCTGTGAAACCAGAGAAGAGTGTTGGAACTATCCAAAAGCTGACAGTACAGAAGGAATGCACAACTTCTCTTCATTGCAGTTATCTGAAGAAAAATTCAGTTGTTCACAGAAATTGCTTGTAATCTTAAGAGGCCTACCAGGTTCAGGGAAGTCAACACTTTCTTGGTAA